From the genome of Vicia villosa cultivar HV-30 ecotype Madison, WI linkage group LG2, Vvil1.0, whole genome shotgun sequence, one region includes:
- the LOC131648859 gene encoding uncharacterized protein LOC131648859, whose translation MENFIATQAQTNKDFLNQNVHTNEQIKQLATKVDELATHNKMLDTQISQVAQQQAPTAAPAGTFLGQPQPIPKGHAHAIILRSGKEMDEPTNPRLKNPTMFQSPSKTVEKKSGPKDKSSNPKEKEDKEGETEGKEAPYVPPPPYKPHIPYPQRFEKSKSIRQFKKFVELLKQLNIKIPFTEAITQMPSYAKFLKEILSNKKKIEDNETITLTAECSAIIQKKMPPKLKDPRSFSIPCNIGKNFTDKAL comes from the coding sequence ATGGAAAATTTCATAGCCACTCAAGCTCAGACTAATAAGGACTTCCTAAACCAAAACGTACACACAAATGAGCAAATCAAACAGTTGGCCACTAAAGTAGACGAGTTAGCCACTCACAACAAGATGCTTGACACACAAATCTCTCAAGTGgcacaacaacaagcacctactgccgcACCTGCCGGTACGTTTCTTGGACAACCACAACCGATTCCGAAAGGACATGCTCATGCTATTATTCTGCGAAGTGGTAAAGAGATGGACGAACCAACTAACCCTAGACTTAAAAACCCTACTATGTTCCAAAGCCCTAGTAAAACAGTTGAGAAAAAAAGTGGGCCCAAAGATAAATCAAGTAACCCAAAAGAGAAAGAGGACAAGGAAGGCGAGACGGAGGGAAAAGAAGCGCCATATGTACCTCCACCACCATATAAACCACATATCCCGTACCCTCAAAGATTCGAAAAATCTAAAAGCATAAGGCAGTTTAAGAAATTTGTTGAACTTCTTAAACAGTTAAACATTAAAATTCCTTTTACAGAAGCTATTACACAAATGCCCTCATATGCTAAATTTCTCAAAGAAATCCTATCGAACAAGAAAAAGATAGAAGACAATGAGACCATAACACTCACTGCCGAATGTAGTGcgataattcaaaaaaaaatgccACCTAAGCTGAAGGACCCAAGGAGTTTCTCCATACCCTGCAATATAGGAAAAAATTTCACAGACAAAGCTCTGTGA